The DNA sequence TGGCCAGCGCCATCGTCTCGGTTTCGAGGTCCGAGCGCGGGACGACCCGGTTCAGCATGCCCCAGTCGAGGGCCTGCTGGGCCGTGAAGCGCTCGCCGGTGAACAGGACCTCCTTGGCCCGGCGCGGCCCGAGCACCCACGGGTGCGCGAAGTACTCGACGCCGGGGATCCCCATGCGCACCACGGGATCGGCGAAGAACGCGTCGTCGGAGGCGACGATCAGGTCGCACACCCAGGCCAGCATCAACGCCCCGGCGATGCACGCGCCCTGGACGGACGCGATCGTCGGCTTGGGGATCTCCCGCCAGCGGCGGCACATCCCCAAGTACACTTCGGACTCCCGCGCGAACCGCTGGTCACCGCCCGCGGCGTCGACGTGGTCCCACCACATCACGGCCTTGCGCTCGAACGAGACGTCGGCGTCGCGGCCCGGCGAGCCGATGTCGTGCCCGGCCGAGAAGTGCTTGCCCGCGCCCGCCAGCACGATCACCTTCACCTCGGCGTCGTCGACGGCCAGGGTGAACGCGGCGTCGAGGGCGTAGGTCATCGCCGAGTTCTGCGCGTTGCGGTACTCGGGCCGGTTCAGGGTGACGACCGCGACCGGCCCGCGCACCTCGTACGTGACCTCCTCGCCGATGTCGCTCATGCTTCCTCCCGCAGAACTCGTTTCAGCACCTTGCCCGACGGCGTGCGCGGCAGCTCGTCCCGGAACTCGACGTGCCGGGGCCGCTTGTAGTTCGCCAGGTTGGCCTTGCAGTGGTTCAGGACGTCCTCAGTGGACAGAGTGACACCCGGTCGCAGCCGGACGTAGGCCTTGCCGACCTCGCCGTAGACCGGGTCCGGCA is a window from the Amycolatopsis sp. NBC_00355 genome containing:
- a CDS encoding enoyl-CoA hydratase, yielding MSDIGEEVTYEVRGPVAVVTLNRPEYRNAQNSAMTYALDAAFTLAVDDAEVKVIVLAGAGKHFSAGHDIGSPGRDADVSFERKAVMWWDHVDAAGGDQRFARESEVYLGMCRRWREIPKPTIASVQGACIAGALMLAWVCDLIVASDDAFFADPVVRMGIPGVEYFAHPWVLGPRRAKEVLFTGERFTAQQALDWGMLNRVVPRSDLETETMALATKIAEMPRFGLALAKKAVNQAEDQMGLRSGMDSVFGLHHFAHAHNAETAGDSLAGLDARSMRDR